The following proteins are co-located in the Escherichia fergusonii ATCC 35469 genome:
- the codA gene encoding cytosine/isoguanine deaminase yields MSNNALQTIINARLPGKEGLWQIHLQDGKISAIDAQSGVMPVTENSLDAEQGLVLPPFVEPHIHLDTTQTAGQPNWNQSGTLFEGIERWAERKALLTHDDVKQRAWQTLKWQIANGIQHVRTHVDVSDATLTALKAMLEVKQEVAPWIDLQIVAFPQEGILSYPNGEALLEEALRLGADVVGAIPHFEFTREYGVESLHKTFALAQKYDRLIDVHCDEIDDEQSRFVETVAALAHREGMGARVTASHTTAMHSYNGAYTSRLFRLLKMSGINFVANPLVNIHLQGRFDTYPKRRGITRVKEMLESGINVCFGHDDVFDPWYPLGTANMLQVLHMGLHVCQLMGYGQINDGLNLITHHSARTLNLQDYGIVAGNSANLIILPAENGFDALRRQVPVRYSVRGGKVIASTQPAQTTVYLDQPEAIDYKR; encoded by the coding sequence GTGTCGAATAACGCTTTACAGACAATTATTAACGCCCGGTTACCCGGCAAAGAGGGGCTGTGGCAGATTCATCTGCAGGACGGAAAAATCAGCGCCATTGATGCGCAATCCGGCGTGATGCCCGTAACAGAAAACAGCCTGGATGCCGAGCAAGGTTTAGTTTTACCGCCGTTTGTGGAGCCGCATATTCACCTGGATACCACGCAAACCGCCGGGCAACCGAACTGGAATCAGTCCGGCACGCTGTTTGAAGGCATTGAACGCTGGGCCGAGCGCAAAGCGTTATTAACCCATGACGATGTGAAACAACGCGCCTGGCAAACGCTGAAATGGCAGATTGCCAACGGCATTCAGCATGTGCGTACCCATGTCGATGTTTCGGATGCAACCCTGACTGCGCTGAAAGCAATGCTGGAAGTGAAGCAGGAAGTCGCGCCGTGGATTGATCTGCAAATCGTCGCCTTCCCGCAGGAAGGGATTTTGTCGTATCCCAACGGTGAAGCGTTGCTGGAAGAGGCGTTACGCTTAGGGGCTGACGTAGTGGGGGCGATTCCACATTTTGAATTTACCCGTGAATATGGCGTGGAGTCGCTGCATAAAACCTTCGCCCTGGCGCAAAAATACGACCGTCTCATTGATGTTCACTGTGATGAGATCGATGACGAACAGTCGCGCTTTGTCGAAACCGTTGCCGCCCTGGCTCACCGTGAAGGCATGGGCGCGCGAGTCACCGCCAGCCACACCACGGCAATGCACTCCTATAACGGGGCGTATACCTCGCGCCTGTTCCGTTTGCTGAAAATGTCCGGTATTAACTTTGTCGCCAACCCGCTGGTCAATATTCATCTACAAGGGCGTTTCGATACGTATCCAAAACGTCGCGGTATTACGCGCGTTAAAGAGATGCTGGAGTCCGGCATTAACGTCTGCTTTGGTCACGATGATGTCTTCGATCCGTGGTATCCGCTGGGAACGGCGAATATGCTGCAAGTGCTGCATATGGGACTACATGTTTGTCAGTTGATGGGCTACGGACAGATTAACGACGGCCTGAATTTGATCACCCACCACAGCGCCAGGACGTTGAATTTGCAGGATTACGGCATTGTCGCCGGAAACAGCGCCAACCTGATTATCCTGCCGGCTGAAAATGGGTTTGATGCGCTGCGCCGTCAGGTTCCGGTACGCTATTCGGTACGTGGTGGTAAGGTGATTGCCAGCACGCAACCGGCACAAACAACGGTGTATCTGGATCAGCCAGAAGCCATCGATTACAAACGTTGA
- a CDS encoding PerC family transcriptional regulator, whose product MSGISDSKAEALEARGLYRRAADRWLDVMMLSTDADDRRQARQCRERCLRNAQRPQVTYRGT is encoded by the coding sequence GTGAGCGGGATAAGTGACAGTAAGGCAGAAGCACTGGAAGCCAGAGGACTGTACCGCAGGGCTGCTGACCGGTGGCTGGATGTGATGATGTTGAGTACGGACGCTGATGACCGCAGGCAGGCCAGGCAATGTCGCGAGCGCTGTCTGAGAAATGCACAACGACCCCAAGTAACATATCGGGGGACGTGA
- a CDS encoding metallophosphoesterase, with amino-acid sequence MSNLSLQPYQQAPGWNTLERLNKQESSVPLQGQAVGEFVKTLLKQDVKLSLLERFLDFFQGGRRREIQEAPVLLKATSMLKNASDAEKKVALETFQMQGVHVAKGRTSLAEAAGAALDLLQKNDCGGFSQTLRIEARDNGLQQVTVDPGVPYLGGCSFEAVTGITSTEYLSGVRKMPLNLYAGKIPTHDPVNFPSSLPEVALGDLHGNALLMLHQSITTGHLKVKDEGAFTKLQQAYHSGDSATFNKLLPDAVKAGAAQGRMIMVGDVLADRGLSDFCSLNVLAQMDKLGVKYDVLLGNHDLAAFGQCQSLVPAYTPDANPTPAAPSPAITWASESMRGPAVASLPRFDSPDYAASVSKDGFKSVGEAKEAYTKLMNKAYIPHLHLLQPASVGAFCYSHAPLTGDACKTLVPLMEKELESQRRPVPQKSDEMTSTNLAHMDKLFLNLMFKDDGVTMINDNWNKLFAAAVDGVKYSSIKGLPKPKEDVWLFLGQMVYRQANLADIGLTKEVKNENGEMVKEVLDTPDGMISVHGHTSAIGKESYVTLDGMGGKIGSDLIFDRNVHVATTLSGQNNSFHP; translated from the coding sequence ATGAGTAATCTGTCACTTCAACCCTATCAGCAAGCTCCTGGTTGGAATACCCTGGAGCGCCTTAATAAACAGGAATCTTCTGTGCCGTTACAGGGCCAGGCAGTAGGTGAATTTGTAAAAACATTGCTCAAACAGGATGTTAAATTGAGTTTGCTTGAGCGGTTTCTTGATTTTTTCCAGGGAGGACGTAGGCGGGAAATCCAGGAGGCTCCTGTTTTACTCAAAGCGACAAGTATGTTGAAAAACGCATCTGATGCCGAAAAGAAGGTGGCTCTTGAAACATTCCAGATGCAGGGCGTGCATGTGGCAAAGGGACGCACTTCTCTTGCAGAGGCAGCCGGAGCGGCCCTGGATTTGTTGCAGAAAAATGACTGCGGCGGGTTCAGCCAAACTCTGCGGATAGAGGCCAGGGACAATGGTTTACAACAGGTGACTGTTGATCCAGGGGTGCCTTATCTCGGAGGATGTTCTTTTGAAGCGGTGACGGGAATTACATCAACGGAATATCTTTCTGGCGTGCGAAAAATGCCGCTGAACCTCTACGCCGGAAAAATTCCTACCCATGACCCGGTCAACTTTCCCTCCAGCCTGCCCGAAGTGGCATTGGGAGATCTCCACGGAAATGCACTGTTAATGCTTCACCAATCTATTACCACCGGACATCTGAAGGTGAAGGACGAAGGTGCATTTACCAAATTGCAGCAGGCCTACCACTCTGGTGATAGCGCGACATTCAACAAGTTACTGCCGGATGCGGTGAAAGCGGGAGCGGCCCAGGGGCGCATGATTATGGTGGGCGATGTGCTTGCCGACCGGGGATTGAGTGACTTTTGTTCATTAAATGTGCTGGCGCAAATGGATAAACTCGGTGTGAAATATGATGTTTTGCTGGGTAACCATGACCTTGCTGCCTTTGGGCAGTGCCAGTCCCTCGTACCGGCGTATACCCCGGATGCTAACCCGACACCTGCTGCACCGTCGCCCGCGATTACCTGGGCATCAGAATCGATGAGGGGACCCGCTGTGGCATCTTTACCCCGCTTTGATTCTCCTGATTATGCTGCAAGCGTAAGTAAAGATGGCTTTAAGAGCGTCGGGGAGGCAAAAGAGGCATACACCAAACTGATGAATAAAGCTTACATTCCGCATCTGCATCTGCTGCAACCTGCCAGCGTCGGAGCGTTCTGTTACAGCCATGCACCTCTGACGGGGGATGCATGTAAAACTCTGGTGCCGCTGATGGAGAAGGAGCTTGAATCGCAGAGACGTCCTGTACCACAAAAATCAGATGAAATGACCTCCACGAATCTGGCTCATATGGACAAGCTATTCCTGAATCTGATGTTTAAGGATGATGGCGTGACGATGATAAACGATAACTGGAATAAACTGTTCGCGGCTGCCGTGGATGGGGTTAAGTATTCCTCAATCAAAGGTTTGCCAAAACCTAAAGAGGATGTCTGGCTCTTTTTAGGCCAGATGGTATATCGTCAGGCGAATCTGGCGGATATTGGTTTGACGAAAGAAGTGAAAAATGAAAACGGTGAAATGGTGAAAGAAGTACTGGACACACCTGACGGGATGATCTCGGTGCATGGGCATACCAGCGCAATTGGCAAGGAGAGTTATGTCACGCTTGATGGGATGGGCGGTAAAATTGGGTCCGATCTGATATTTGATCGTAATGTCCATGTGGCAACTACGTTGAGTGGACAGAATAATTCGTTTCATCCGTAA
- a CDS encoding IS3-like element IS3F family transposase (programmed frameshift), whose amino-acid sequence MTKSVSTSKKARKQHSPEFRSEALKLAERIGVAAAARELSLYESQLYNWRSKQQHQQTSSERELEMSTEIARLKRQLAERDEELAILPKGRDILCEAPEMKYVFIEKHQAEFSIKAMCRVLRVARSGWYTWCQRRTRISKRQQFRQHCDSVVREAFTRSKQRYGAPRLTDELCAQGYHFNVKTVAASLRRQGLRAKASRKFSPVSYRAHNLPVSENLLEQDFYASGPNQKWAGDITYLRTDEGWLYLAVVIDLWSRAVIGWSMSPRMTAQLACDALQMALWRRKRPRNVIVHTDRGSQYCSADYQALLKRHNLRGSMSAKGCCYDNACVESFFHSLKVESLHGEHFISREIMRATVFNYIECDYNRWRRHSWCGGLSPEQFENQNLA is encoded by the exons ATGACAAAATCTGTATCAACCAGCAAAAAAGCACGTAAACAGCATTCGCCTGAATTTCGCAGTGAAGCCCTGAAACTTGCTGAACGCATCGGTGTTGCTGCCGCAGCCCGTGAACTCAGCCTGTATGAATCACAGCTCTACAACTGGCGCAGTAAACAGCAACATCAGCAGACTTCTTCTGAACGTGAGCTGGAGATGTCCACCGAGATTGCACGTCTCAAACGCCAGCTGGCAGAACGGGATGAAGAGCTGGCTATCCTCC CAAAAGGCCGCGACATACTTTGCGAAGCGCCTGAAATGAAGTATGTCTTTATTGAAAAACATCAGGCGGAGTTCAGCATCAAAGCAATGTGCCGTGTGCTCCGGGTGGCCCGCAGCGGCTGGTATACATGGTGTCAGCGGCGTACAAGGATAAGCAAGCGTCAGCAGTTCCGTCAGCACTGCGACAGCGTTGTCCGTGAGGCTTTTACCCGGTCAAAACAGCGTTACGGTGCACCACGCCTGACGGATGAACTGTGTGCTCAGGGTTACCACTTTAACGTAAAAACCGTGGCGGCAAGCCTGCGCCGTCAGGGGCTGAGGGCAAAAGCCTCCCGGAAGTTCAGCCCGGTCAGTTACCGTGCACACAACCTGCCTGTGTCAGAAAATCTGCTGGAGCAGGATTTTTACGCCAGTGGCCCTAACCAGAAGTGGGCGGGAGACATCACTTACTTACGTACAGATGAAGGCTGGCTGTATCTGGCAGTGGTCATTGACCTGTGGTCACGTGCCGTTATTGGCTGGTCAATGTCGCCACGCATGACGGCGCAACTGGCCTGCGATGCCCTGCAGATGGCGCTGTGGCGGCGTAAGAGACCCCGGAACGTTATCGTTCACACGGACCGCGGAAGCCAGTACTGTTCAGCAGATTATCAGGCGCTGCTGAAGCGGCATAATCTGCGTGGCAGTATGAGCGCAAAGGGATGCTGCTACGATAATGCCTGCGTGGAAAGCTTCTTTCATTCGCTGAAAGTGGAATCTCTCCACGGAGAACACTTTATCAGCCGGGAAATAATGCGGGCAACAGTGTTTAATTATATCGAATGTGATTACAATCGCTGGCGACGGCACAGTTGGTGTGGTGGTCTCAGTCCGGAACAATTTGAAAACCAGAACCTCGCTTAG
- a CDS encoding inovirus-type Gp2 protein, with product MRDGKIVGYSWVMEYSPLKQHHFHVMFYLDGQSFKSSYRIARYIGERWVAKTQGEGIYHISNKKPYHQVSGTKMIHHNDRERQREIEYILSYMAKADQKEEFEELIYGTSIVPPSSGRGRPRKSRKAEEILRKLCCSQSSQER from the coding sequence ATGCGTGATGGGAAAATAGTAGGTTATTCATGGGTGATGGAATATTCACCTCTCAAGCAGCACCACTTCCATGTCATGTTTTATCTCGACGGTCAGAGTTTTAAAAGCAGTTATCGGATAGCAAGATATATTGGCGAGAGGTGGGTTGCAAAAACACAAGGGGAAGGGATATACCATATTTCAAATAAGAAACCCTATCACCAGGTCAGCGGTACGAAGATGATCCACCATAATGACAGAGAACGCCAGCGGGAAATTGAATACATTCTCAGCTATATGGCAAAGGCAGATCAGAAAGAGGAATTTGAAGAACTTATTTACGGCACCAGCATAGTTCCACCAAGCAGTGGGCGTGGCCGACCAAGGAAATCCAGGAAGGCAGAGGAAATACTTCGAAAACTCTGCTGCAGCCAGTCAAGTCAGGAGCGCTGA
- a CDS encoding DUF4434 family protein: protein MAKLLTLLFTLLLVNPFSQAMTGIFWQPQNRDMQINDAHWQSLMNALHQQGFDTLVVQWTRYGDAFTQPQERTNLIHRAEAAKRAGLKVIVGLNADPDFFHHQKQSPAALENYFNHLRAADIQQAQRWMSQAGFQPDGWYISAEIDDLNWRDVSVRAPLLKWLKDSRQMLQAVADKPVYISSFFAGNMSPDGYRQLLSEMHDAGVKVWVQDGSGVGKLTAAQRERYLTASAGCQNVTPASGIVYELFVAGKGKTFSAQPKSPAEIATLMAKHSSCGKDSLYFSLRYLPAAQGIMEYN from the coding sequence ATGGCTAAGTTATTGACTCTATTGTTTACTTTGCTGTTGGTAAACCCATTTTCGCAAGCAATGACCGGTATTTTCTGGCAGCCACAAAACCGTGATATGCAGATTAACGATGCACACTGGCAATCATTAATGAATGCTCTGCACCAGCAAGGTTTTGATACCCTTGTTGTGCAATGGACACGTTACGGTGACGCCTTTACACAACCACAAGAGCGCACAAACTTGATCCACCGGGCAGAAGCGGCAAAGCGGGCAGGCTTAAAAGTGATTGTCGGGCTAAATGCTGATCCTGACTTTTTTCATCATCAAAAACAGTCACCTGCCGCACTGGAAAATTACTTTAACCACTTGCGGGCAGCAGATATTCAGCAGGCGCAGCGTTGGATGAGTCAGGCAGGTTTTCAGCCTGATGGCTGGTATATCAGCGCCGAAATTGACGACCTGAACTGGCGTGATGTTAGCGTGCGTGCACCCTTGCTCAAATGGCTGAAGGATAGCCGTCAGATGTTGCAAGCTGTAGCCGATAAACCTGTTTACATTAGCAGTTTTTTTGCCGGTAATATGTCGCCAGACGGCTATCGTCAATTACTTAGTGAGATGCATGACGCCGGGGTGAAGGTGTGGGTGCAGGATGGCAGCGGCGTCGGCAAGTTAACCGCTGCCCAGCGGGAACGTTATCTGACGGCGAGTGCGGGCTGCCAAAACGTAACACCTGCCAGTGGTATCGTTTATGAGTTATTTGTCGCCGGGAAAGGTAAAACATTCTCCGCGCAACCAAAATCACCGGCGGAGATCGCCACACTGATGGCAAAACATTCTTCTTGTGGCAAAGATTCACTCTATTTTTCGCTGCGCTATTTACCTGCGGCACAGGGAATAATGGAATACAACTAA
- a CDS encoding pentapeptide repeat-containing protein, whose amino-acid sequence MMSLTLNVNHGQQISACTLNDSRVKRMMSGNHDTAVHMGLWDRFKDWFRIEKKAEALENLYKLLYPTPEDTEVSGLPGAVDNNEGKKYTSSLYAFRKLKALISDQSVSKSVNWTISLDVNNCLKTTFHFGNVVIEHQAIQLSSTGERPDLRGADLRGANLSGASLLGACLYGADLRDANLHGADLRGADLHGANLIRANLNGANLSGADLCGASLSGASLSGASLRGTNLSFARLHGADLRDASLYSTDLRSADLCDADLRSADLSFADLHNARLHGANLRNTNMHCVRLYGADLSFAIV is encoded by the coding sequence ATGATGTCACTGACACTGAATGTTAATCATGGACAACAGATTTCAGCCTGCACGCTGAATGATTCAAGAGTGAAACGGATGATGTCCGGGAACCATGACACCGCCGTGCATATGGGGTTGTGGGACAGATTTAAGGACTGGTTCCGCATAGAAAAGAAAGCAGAGGCTCTCGAAAATCTCTATAAATTGCTTTATCCGACCCCTGAAGATACCGAAGTCAGTGGGCTCCCTGGCGCTGTTGATAATAACGAAGGCAAGAAGTATACGTCTTCTCTTTATGCATTCCGTAAGCTCAAAGCATTGATCTCCGATCAGTCAGTGAGTAAGTCTGTAAACTGGACAATCAGTCTTGACGTGAATAACTGCCTGAAGACAACCTTTCATTTCGGGAATGTGGTCATTGAACACCAGGCAATACAATTAAGCTCTACTGGGGAACGACCTGATCTGAGAGGTGCAGACCTGAGAGGTGCCAACCTTAGTGGGGCCAGCCTGTTGGGTGCCTGCCTGTACGGTGCCGACCTGCGCGATGCCAACTTGCACGGTGCTGACCTGCGTGGTGCCGACCTGCACGGTGCCAACCTTATCCGTGCCAACCTTAATGGTGCCAACCTTAGCGGTGCCGACTTGTGTGGTGCCAGCCTTAGCGGTGCCAGCCTTAGCGGTGCCAGCCTGCGCGGTACCAACCTAAGTTTTGCCAGACTGCACGGTGCTGATCTGCGCGATGCCAGCCTGTACAGTACCGACCTGCGCAGTGCTGACTTGTGCGATGCAGACCTGCGTAGTGCCGACCTGAGTTTTGCCGACCTGCATAATGCCAGACTGCATGGTGCCAACCTGCGCAATACCAACATGCACTGTGTCAGGCTGTACGGTGCCGACCTGAGTTTTGCCATAGTGTAA
- a CDS encoding phage receptor, producing MKDNNRCRIIGLSGLLMSALLSGGALAEENIGTSAEELGISDYRHFVIYPRLEKALTAQRKNDEKTALREFEYIHRQLPDNIPLTLYLAEAYRHFGHNEQARQLLSEQLRHQPGDARLKRALVAIPVEVKPVNSEEELRALQKSCDAVPGLGCRSEVGQHALRLALLDIANAQLEDKTFATSPQGKALRRDLLHRAIYLKDWALAESLFARAPHRLSAAERQQWFDVLIAGQLDDRLLALQAKGIFNDPQRRIDYASTLAQRGETARLAHYLAENQPVFLNAEQEKSWLYLLTHYSQQPVQALMHQPVQFAQNRRYVVGTTLPELLKKRDYIGAQRILDLLPAGEMPEERYSVSLALNNRQQALQLAKLMYADKPDLQNLDRLTWQLIQNGQSKEAARLLLQRYPFSDDENATTQTLMVRLGQLLESLPSLATPLKLASLTQPLSSPALRQLQSQFPGIADNCEAVRNLLGDMSPSYDATAWTRLAQCYRDDLPGLSLYAWQQAQQRKPDDWRHRGVAYQAYQVQDYATALQAWKKISDNALKSEDLLAAATTAQAAGDSEARDHWLKVARQRGLTNNAQYWWLHAQRYLAQQSPQAMEDLNRSLAIAPSARAFAARARIYRQQKNISAAISDLRHALALEPDNSAVQAALGYALWDNGDIAQSREILEKAHRAQPDDPAIRKQLTYVNQRLNDIAQTQFYAREVIDDITWQAQVDSLSPQQNQQLFNFRRLHEDVARRWSFNFDTSIGLRSGAMSSANNNLGGSSPGHSYRSYGQLEAEYRIGRNILLDGDLLAAYSRVFADTGSNGVVMPVKNPISATGLRWKPLRNQVFFLAVEQQLPLDKHHGESDTMLRASASLFNDGKYSDEWHPNGPGWMAQNLYLDAAHYIRQDSQAWTADYRVSWHQKVAYGQTLEPYAHVQGNGYRGKDTQGTQVGGVGLRWNLWTGESHYNAWPHKISVGVEYQHTFKTINQSAGERNNAFLTLGVRW from the coding sequence ATGAAGGATAATAATCGTTGCCGGATTATCGGCCTGTCTGGTCTGCTGATGAGCGCATTGCTAAGCGGTGGTGCGCTGGCAGAAGAGAATATAGGCACCAGTGCTGAAGAACTTGGTATCAGCGATTATCGCCATTTCGTTATTTATCCACGACTGGAAAAGGCGCTGACAGCACAACGTAAAAATGATGAAAAAACAGCCCTGCGTGAATTTGAGTATATTCATCGTCAGCTTCCCGACAACATTCCACTGACGCTGTATCTTGCCGAAGCTTATCGCCATTTTGGTCACAATGAACAAGCCCGCCAGTTGCTTAGCGAGCAGCTGCGCCATCAACCAGGAGATGCGCGCCTGAAACGAGCACTTGTAGCGATCCCTGTGGAGGTGAAACCTGTTAACTCTGAGGAGGAGTTACGGGCGTTACAAAAAAGTTGTGATGCCGTACCAGGCCTTGGGTGTCGTAGTGAAGTCGGGCAACATGCACTGCGCCTGGCATTGCTCGACATTGCTAATGCGCAGCTTGAGGATAAAACTTTCGCGACCTCACCACAGGGAAAAGCCCTGCGCCGCGACCTTCTGCACCGGGCAATCTACCTGAAAGACTGGGCACTGGCAGAAAGTCTGTTCGCCCGCGCCCCACACAGGCTGAGTGCTGCTGAGCGCCAGCAATGGTTTGATGTATTAATTGCCGGACAACTGGATGACCGCTTACTGGCATTACAAGCTAAGGGGATTTTTAACGATCCACAAAGGCGGATTGATTACGCCTCTACGCTGGCGCAACGCGGAGAAACGGCTCGGCTGGCGCACTATCTGGCAGAAAATCAGCCAGTTTTCCTGAATGCTGAACAGGAGAAAAGCTGGCTGTATTTGCTTACGCACTACAGCCAACAACCGGTACAGGCGCTGATGCATCAGCCAGTGCAGTTTGCGCAAAACCGTCGCTATGTGGTTGGCACAACACTCCCCGAACTGCTTAAAAAGCGGGATTACATCGGTGCACAACGTATCCTGGATTTGCTACCTGCCGGGGAAATGCCAGAGGAGCGCTATAGCGTCAGTCTGGCGCTTAATAACCGCCAGCAAGCATTGCAACTCGCGAAGCTGATGTACGCCGATAAACCGGATCTACAAAATCTCGATCGTCTGACATGGCAACTTATACAAAACGGGCAGAGCAAAGAAGCCGCACGGTTACTGTTACAGCGTTATCCCTTCTCTGATGATGAGAACGCGACAACACAAACGTTGATGGTGCGTCTGGGACAGTTACTTGAGTCTCTGCCGTCGCTGGCTACGCCATTGAAACTGGCAAGCCTGACACAACCGCTGTCATCCCCTGCCCTGCGTCAGTTGCAAAGCCAGTTTCCAGGAATTGCCGACAATTGCGAGGCTGTTCGTAATTTATTAGGTGATATGTCACCTTCGTACGATGCGACAGCCTGGACCCGCCTGGCCCAGTGCTATCGTGACGATTTACCCGGATTGTCATTGTACGCCTGGCAACAAGCGCAACAGCGAAAGCCTGATGACTGGCGTCACCGTGGTGTTGCATACCAGGCTTATCAGGTGCAGGACTACGCGACGGCACTTCAGGCATGGAAAAAAATCAGCGACAACGCATTGAAGAGTGAGGATTTGCTGGCTGCCGCCACCACAGCTCAGGCGGCAGGTGACAGCGAAGCCCGCGATCACTGGCTTAAGGTTGCCCGGCAACGTGGGCTGACTAACAACGCGCAATACTGGTGGTTGCACGCTCAGCGTTACCTTGCGCAGCAATCACCACAAGCCATGGAAGATTTAAACCGTTCCCTTGCCATCGCCCCGAGCGCCCGTGCTTTTGCTGCCCGCGCTCGTATTTATCGTCAGCAAAAAAACATCTCTGCAGCGATAAGCGATTTGCGTCATGCCCTGGCACTGGAGCCTGATAACAGCGCTGTTCAGGCCGCACTTGGGTATGCACTTTGGGATAACGGTGATATCGCCCAGTCGCGAGAAATACTGGAAAAAGCCCATCGTGCACAGCCAGATGATCCGGCGATTCGCAAGCAGCTGACGTATGTTAATCAGCGGCTGAACGATATTGCGCAAACACAGTTTTATGCCCGCGAAGTGATTGACGATATTACCTGGCAGGCCCAGGTTGATTCACTTAGCCCGCAGCAGAATCAGCAACTGTTCAATTTCCGTCGCCTGCATGAAGATGTGGCGCGTCGCTGGAGTTTTAATTTTGATACATCGATTGGTTTGCGTTCCGGGGCGATGAGTTCTGCTAATAATAATCTTGGTGGTTCATCTCCGGGTCACAGCTACCGCAGCTACGGGCAACTGGAAGCGGAATATCGTATCGGACGCAATATATTGCTCGATGGCGATCTCCTTGCCGCTTATAGCCGGGTATTTGCCGATACTGGCAGTAACGGCGTGGTAATGCCGGTGAAGAACCCAATTTCAGCCACCGGACTGCGCTGGAAACCGTTACGAAACCAGGTGTTTTTCCTTGCAGTTGAACAACAATTGCCACTCGATAAACATCATGGCGAGTCTGACACAATGTTACGTGCCAGTGCGTCACTGTTTAATGACGGTAAATACAGTGATGAATGGCACCCCAATGGCCCAGGCTGGATGGCACAAAACCTCTATCTTGATGCGGCACACTATATTCGTCAGGACAGTCAGGCATGGACGGCAGACTACCGGGTGAGCTGGCACCAGAAAGTGGCATATGGGCAAACTCTCGAACCTTATGCCCATGTGCAGGGCAATGGCTATCGGGGTAAAGATACTCAGGGAACACAGGTGGGTGGCGTTGGCCTACGCTGGAATCTCTGGACTGGTGAGAGTCACTATAACGCCTGGCCGCATAAAATCAGTGTTGGCGTGGAGTATCAACATACATTCAAAACCATTAATCAATCAGCCGGGGAGCGCAATAATGCCTTCCTGACATTGGGAGTTCGCTGGTAA
- the codB gene encoding cytosine permease, translated as MSQDNNFSQGPVPQSARKGVLALTFVMLGLTFFSASMWTGGTLGTGLSYHDFFLAVLIGNLLLGIYTSFLGYIGAKTGLTTHLLARFSFGVKGSWLPSLLLGGTQVGWFGVGVAMFAIPVGKATGLDINLLIAVSGLLMTVTVFFGISALTVLSVIAVPAIACLGSYSVWLAVNDMGGLNALKAVVPAQPLDFNVALALVVGSFISAGTLTADFVRFGRNAKLAVLVAMVAFFLGNSLMFIFGAAGAAALGMADISDVMIAQGLLLPAIVVLGLNIWTTNDNALYASGLGFANITGMSSKTLSVINGIIGTVCALWLYNNFVGWLTFLSAAIPPVGGVIIADYLMNHRRYEHFATTRMMSVNWVAILAVALGIAAGHWLPGIVPVNAVLGGALSYLILNPILNRKTTAAMTHVEANSVE; from the coding sequence GTGTCGCAAGATAACAACTTTAGCCAGGGGCCAGTCCCGCAGTCGGCGCGGAAAGGGGTATTGGCATTGACGTTCGTCATGCTGGGATTAACCTTCTTTTCCGCCAGTATGTGGACCGGCGGCACTCTCGGAACCGGTCTTAGCTATCATGATTTCTTCCTCGCAGTCCTCATCGGTAATCTTCTCCTCGGTATTTACACTTCATTTCTTGGTTACATTGGCGCAAAAACCGGCCTGACCACTCATCTTCTTGCCCGCTTCTCGTTTGGTGTTAAAGGCTCATGGCTGCCTTCACTGCTGCTGGGCGGCACTCAGGTCGGCTGGTTCGGTGTTGGCGTGGCGATGTTTGCTATTCCGGTGGGCAAGGCAACCGGGCTGGATATTAATTTGCTGATTGCCGTTTCCGGTTTACTGATGACCGTCACCGTCTTCTTTGGCATTTCGGCGCTGACGGTACTTTCGGTGATTGCGGTTCCGGCGATTGCCTGCCTTGGCAGTTATTCCGTATGGCTGGCCGTTAACGACATGGGCGGCCTGAACGCATTAAAAGCGGTCGTTCCCGCACAACCGTTAGATTTCAATGTCGCGCTGGCGCTGGTTGTGGGGTCATTTATCAGTGCGGGTACGCTCACCGCTGACTTTGTCCGCTTTGGTCGCAATGCCAAACTGGCGGTGCTGGTGGCGATGGTGGCCTTTTTCCTCGGCAACTCGTTGATGTTTATTTTCGGTGCGGCAGGCGCTGCGGCACTGGGGATGGCGGATATCTCTGATGTGATGATTGCTCAGGGCTTGCTGCTGCCCGCGATTGTGGTACTGGGGCTAAATATCTGGACCACCAATGATAACGCACTGTATGCGTCAGGTTTAGGTTTCGCCAACATTACCGGTATGTCGAGCAAAACCCTTTCGGTAATCAACGGTATTATCGGCACAGTCTGCGCACTATGGCTGTATAACAATTTTGTCGGCTGGCTGACTTTCCTTTCGGCTGCTATTCCTCCGGTGGGTGGTGTGATCATCGCCGACTATCTGATGAACCATCGCCGCTATGAGCACTTTGCGACCACGCGTATGATGAGTGTCAATTGGGTGGCGATTCTGGCGGTCGCGCTGGGGATTGCCGCAGGCCACTGGTTACCGGGGATTGTTCCGGTCAACGCGGTATTAGGTGGCGCGCTGAGTTATCTGATCCTTAACCCGATTTTGAATCGCAAAACGACAGCTGCAATGACGCATGTGGAGGCTAACAGTGTCGAATAA